GAGGAAAGTAATGAAAAAGGTTCTTGTTGTTCTCGCTCTTCTGGTCGCTGGTCTCGGTTTCGCTCAAGAAGCCGTGACGACCGCTGCCACTGCCGATACCACCGTCAATCTGGGCCTGATCGCTCTCGGTGCGGGCCTGGCCATCGGCTTGAGCGCCATCGGCGCCGCCATCGGTATGGCCGGCATCGGGCGTGCCGGCGCGGGTGTCTTGGCCGAGCGCCCCCAGGCCTTCGGTCAGATCCTCATCTACCTGGTGCTTCCCGAAACCATCGTCATCTTCGGCTTCGTCATCGCCTTCTTGATCCTCGGCACAGCGGCCTAAGATGGCAAACCTCGCGGCTCTGCTTGACCAAGAAGCGAGCGCTGAGATCGAGGCGATTCTCTCCGAGGCGAAACATCGCGCCTCGGAGATCGTCGCTGAGGCCAGGGAAAAGGCCGACGCTCACCTCGC
This Deinococcota bacterium DNA region includes the following protein-coding sequences:
- a CDS encoding V-type ATP synthase subunit K, with protein sequence MKKVLVVLALLVAGLGFAQEAVTTAATADTTVNLGLIALGAGLAIGLSAIGAAIGMAGIGRAGAGVLAERPQAFGQILIYLVLPETIVIFGFVIAFLILGTAA